The nucleotide sequence CCTGACCCACCAGTCGGGCTTCGCGCGGTCGTCCATAGCTGGCCGTACGGCGGCGTGGTGTTTGTATGTTGGTTGCGGTGCTAGCCCGAATGGAGTGACGTGTCGCCGAGACGCGTTCCCGACACGCTTTCAGCCTGCGCCAAAGCGTTTAATCGACCGCGGAGGCAACTCTCACCCGTTATGACGAAAGTAAGCGTGGTCGGTGCGGCCGGGACCGTCGGCGCAGCGGCCGGGTACAATCTCGCGCTCCGCGACGTCGTCGACGAACTCGTCTTCGTGGATATTCCGGACAAGGAAGACGAGACCGTCGGGCAGGCCGCCGACGCGAACCACGGGATCGCCTACGACTCCAACACCGAGGTCGTTCAGGGAACCTACGAGGACACTGCCGGGTCCGACGTCGTCGTCATCACGGCGGGTATCCCCCGTCAGCCCGGACAGACGCGGATCGACCTCGCCGGCGACAACGCGCCGATTATGGAGGATATCGGCTCCTCGCTGGCGGAGTACAACGACGACTTCGTCTCGGTTACGACCTCGAACCCGGTCGATCTGCTGAACCGCCACCTCTACGAGTCGGGGGGACGCGACCGCCACAAGGTGATCGGCTTCGGCGGTCGCCTCGACTCCGCGCGCTTCCGTTACGTGCTCAGCCAACGGTTCGACGCGCCCGTGCGAAACGTCGAGGCGACGATCCTCGGCGAGCACGGCGACTCGCAGGTCCCCGTCTTCTCGAAGGTCCGCGTCGACGGCGCGGATCCCGAATTCACGGCCGACGAGCGCGAGGGGATTCTCGGCGATCTCAAGGAGTCCGCGATGGACG is from Halobellus sp. LT62 and encodes:
- the mdh gene encoding malate dehydrogenase, which codes for MTKVSVVGAAGTVGAAAGYNLALRDVVDELVFVDIPDKEDETVGQAADANHGIAYDSNTEVVQGTYEDTAGSDVVVITAGIPRQPGQTRIDLAGDNAPIMEDIGSSLAEYNDDFVSVTTSNPVDLLNRHLYESGGRDRHKVIGFGGRLDSARFRYVLSQRFDAPVRNVEATILGEHGDSQVPVFSKVRVDGADPEFTADEREGILGDLKESAMDVIERKGATQWGPATGIAHMVEAILRDTGEVLPGSIVLDGEFGYEDTAVGVPLKLGSDGVREVVEWDLDDYERDLLDDAAEKLSEQYEKIA